The Streptomyces sp. NBC_01275 genome has a segment encoding these proteins:
- a CDS encoding sortase — translation MRITHVGVGLGLAVGALALQIPVAVAAGDAGLTISSGKAAPGSTVTVSTRACGPDVTYGKGESEAAGQFHLFEGDRKGVLTGEFQVPEESEPGTDTVTVKCPPRIKITDSYEITAPRPNGAVDAGFGDSRDTNRQLAVGGVLLAVAGAGWMLRMRRRSPGDPT, via the coding sequence TTGCGCATCACACATGTTGGCGTCGGCCTCGGGCTCGCCGTCGGCGCCCTGGCTCTGCAGATCCCGGTCGCCGTCGCCGCCGGCGACGCGGGACTGACCATCAGCTCGGGGAAGGCGGCCCCGGGCTCCACGGTCACCGTCAGCACCAGGGCCTGCGGCCCGGACGTGACCTACGGCAAGGGCGAGTCGGAGGCGGCCGGACAGTTCCACCTCTTCGAAGGCGACCGCAAGGGCGTCCTCACCGGCGAGTTCCAGGTCCCGGAGGAGTCCGAGCCCGGCACCGACACGGTCACCGTCAAGTGCCCGCCACGCATCAAGATCACGGATTCGTACGAGATCACCGCGCCCCGCCCGAACGGCGCCGTCGACGCCGGCTTCGGCGACTCCAGGGACACGAACCGTCAGCTCGCCGTGGGCGGAGTGCTGCTCGCCGTAGCCGGGGCCGGATGGATGCTGAGGATGCGGCGCCGCTCGCCCGGCGACCCCACCTGA
- a CDS encoding sugar ABC transporter permease — MRSTADDPRTERAAADAAPRPPRRGQAVARAAESGIAAFRRRLRAGDLGSLPVVLVLAVVWITFQSLNDNFLSPRNLSNLSVDIVGTGLIAVGIVFVLLLGELDLSVGSISGLAAAVFAVLNVNHGVPEWLAVILAVLAGTAAGTVQGFSIARTRVPAFVVTLAGLLTWNGIMLSILGNSGTVNLDEDGLVAKLTSYYFSQDAVAYGLAAVAAGVVFLVSDRDRRRRRAVGMPYRSLRGVLVRTGMVAVLAFTVAYLLNRFQGLPLALLIFLVIVAGLDIVLRRTHYGRQVYAVGGSVEAARRASLSVLRVQTAVLAVSGTMAAIGGLFLASRITSVSQSSGSGVLLVNAIAAAVIGGTSLFGGRGTTWSAVLGMLVIQSIASGMAITDTPTALQFVITGGVLFAAVVIDSLSRRSQEAHGRA, encoded by the coding sequence GTGCCGCGGAGAGCGGGATCGCCGCCTTCCGGCGCCGGCTGCGGGCCGGCGACCTGGGATCGCTCCCCGTGGTCCTCGTCCTCGCCGTCGTCTGGATCACCTTCCAGTCCCTCAACGACAACTTCCTCTCCCCCCGCAACCTGTCCAACCTCAGCGTGGACATCGTCGGCACCGGCCTGATCGCGGTCGGCATCGTCTTCGTACTGCTGCTCGGCGAGCTCGACCTGTCGGTGGGCTCGATCAGCGGACTCGCGGCGGCCGTGTTCGCCGTGCTGAACGTGAACCACGGCGTGCCGGAGTGGCTCGCCGTGATCCTCGCCGTGCTCGCGGGCACCGCAGCGGGCACCGTCCAGGGCTTCTCCATCGCCAGAACCCGGGTCCCTGCGTTCGTGGTCACCCTCGCCGGGCTGCTCACCTGGAACGGCATCATGCTGTCCATCCTCGGCAACAGCGGCACCGTCAACCTGGACGAGGACGGCCTCGTCGCCAAACTGACCAGCTACTACTTCAGCCAGGACGCCGTCGCCTACGGCCTCGCCGCGGTCGCCGCGGGTGTGGTCTTCCTGGTCTCCGACCGAGACCGACGGCGGCGCAGGGCGGTCGGCATGCCGTACCGCTCGCTCCGGGGCGTCCTCGTGCGCACGGGCATGGTCGCGGTGCTCGCGTTCACCGTCGCGTATCTGCTCAACCGGTTCCAGGGACTGCCGCTGGCCCTCCTGATCTTCCTGGTGATCGTGGCGGGCCTCGACATCGTGCTGCGCCGCACCCACTACGGGCGGCAGGTCTACGCCGTCGGCGGCAGCGTCGAGGCGGCCCGGCGCGCCAGCCTCAGCGTGCTGCGGGTGCAGACCGCGGTGCTCGCGGTGTCGGGCACCATGGCCGCGATCGGCGGCCTGTTCCTGGCCTCCCGCATCACCTCGGTGAGCCAGAGCTCGGGCTCGGGCGTCCTGCTGGTCAACGCCATCGCGGCGGCCGTCATCGGCGGCACCAGCCTGTTCGGCGGGCGCGGCACGACCTGGTCCGCGGTGCTGGGCATGCTGGTCATCCAGTCGATCGCCTCCGGCATGGCGATCACGGACACCCCCACCGCCCTCCAGTTCGTGATCACGGGCGGGGTGCTCTTCGCGGCGGTGGTCATCGACTCCCTGTCCCGCCGCTCGCAGGAGGCACACGGGCGGGCCTGA
- a CDS encoding (2Fe-2S)-binding protein, with product MPSYSFVLNGKPVTVEAPADMPLLWVLRDLLHVTGPKYGCGVGVCRACTSHLDGAEIQPCVVPVADCVGRAVTTIEGLADGDTLHPVQQAWLDCDVAQCGFCQPGQIMAAAALLEKTPRPTDDDIDRIENVCRCGTYSRIREAIRKAAEGRRTDA from the coding sequence ATGCCGTCCTACTCCTTCGTCCTCAACGGGAAGCCGGTCACCGTCGAGGCGCCCGCCGACATGCCGCTGCTGTGGGTGCTGCGCGATCTGCTGCACGTCACCGGCCCCAAGTACGGCTGTGGCGTGGGCGTCTGCCGGGCCTGCACCAGCCATCTCGACGGCGCGGAGATCCAGCCCTGCGTCGTCCCGGTCGCCGACTGCGTGGGTCGCGCGGTCACCACCATCGAGGGCCTGGCCGACGGCGACACCCTGCACCCCGTCCAGCAGGCCTGGCTCGACTGCGACGTGGCGCAGTGCGGCTTCTGCCAGCCGGGCCAGATCATGGCCGCGGCGGCCCTGCTGGAGAAGACGCCCCGGCCCACGGACGACGACATCGACCGCATCGAGAACGTCTGCCGCTGCGGCACGTACTCCCGCATCCGCGAGGCGATCCGGAAGGCCGCCGAAGGCCGTCGGACCGACGCCTGA
- a CDS encoding amino acid ABC transporter permease, translating to MDWSVIWSNRQLFTDGLWATVLLSLAAIATGTLTGLLVAAVRTSRVPVLAQLARIYLEVFRGTPLLIQMLFLYFGAAYLNLAGITVFGAALLALTLYQGAYIAEIFRAGIEAVPRGQGEAARVLGLTRVQTFTTVILPQTRAIVLPPLVGQYLSLIKDTSIAVVIGYAELLRQGQAVIDRAGDPATTYLAVAVLYFVICYPLSLVVRRMERKAVTA from the coding sequence ATGGACTGGTCGGTCATCTGGTCGAACCGTCAGCTGTTCACCGACGGGCTGTGGGCCACCGTGCTGCTGTCCCTCGCCGCCATCGCCACCGGCACCCTCACCGGGCTCCTCGTCGCCGCCGTGCGCACCAGCCGCGTCCCGGTGCTGGCCCAGCTCGCCCGCATCTATCTGGAGGTCTTCCGCGGGACTCCGCTGCTGATCCAGATGCTGTTCCTGTACTTCGGCGCGGCCTATCTGAACCTCGCCGGGATCACCGTCTTCGGCGCGGCGCTGCTCGCGCTGACCCTGTATCAGGGGGCCTACATCGCGGAGATCTTCCGGGCCGGCATCGAGGCCGTGCCCCGGGGGCAGGGGGAGGCGGCGCGGGTCCTCGGTCTCACCCGGGTGCAGACCTTCACGACCGTGATCCTGCCCCAGACCCGGGCGATCGTCCTTCCGCCGCTGGTCGGCCAGTACCTCTCACTGATCAAGGACACCTCGATCGCCGTCGTGATCGGCTACGCCGAGCTGCTGCGCCAGGGGCAGGCCGTCATCGACCGCGCGGGCGACCCGGCCACCACCTATCTCGCCGTGGCCGTCCTGTACTTCGTCATCTGCTACCCGCTGTCGCTCGTCGTGCGGCGGATGGAACGAAAGGCTGTCACCGCATGA
- a CDS encoding enoyl-CoA hydratase/isomerase family protein, producing the protein MTGAGPHVPPPTEASVLLHITGRAARLTLNRPKALNALNHAMVRSLDAALAAWEHDPAVETVVITGAGERGLCAGGDIRAVHDDARDGDGTASAAFWRDEYRLNARIARYPKPYVAVMDGIVMGGGVGLSAHGGVRIVTERSRIAMPETGIGFVPDVGGTHLLARAPGELGTHLALTGAQIGAGDALLTGLADHYVPSAALRPFLDDLAELPVREALARHVQPVPQGELAGQREWIDACYAVGTVEEIVQRLLAHGDPAAKEAAETLFAKSPTTLKVTLAAMRRARRLGSLERVLDQEYRVSCAALDAPDLVEGIRAQIIDKDRDPHWSPATLAEVADADVERFFAPLGERELGLGSVPGR; encoded by the coding sequence ATGACCGGCGCCGGGCCGCATGTCCCGCCGCCCACCGAAGCCTCCGTCCTGCTGCACATCACCGGGCGGGCCGCCCGGCTCACGCTCAACCGGCCCAAGGCCCTCAACGCCCTGAACCACGCCATGGTGCGCTCCCTCGACGCGGCCCTCGCCGCCTGGGAGCACGACCCGGCTGTGGAGACCGTCGTGATCACCGGCGCGGGGGAGCGCGGACTGTGCGCGGGCGGCGACATCCGGGCCGTCCACGACGACGCCCGCGACGGCGACGGCACCGCCTCGGCCGCCTTCTGGCGCGACGAGTACCGGCTCAACGCCCGCATCGCCCGCTATCCCAAGCCGTACGTCGCCGTCATGGACGGGATCGTCATGGGCGGCGGCGTCGGCCTCTCCGCGCACGGCGGCGTCCGGATCGTCACCGAGCGGTCGCGGATAGCCATGCCCGAGACCGGCATCGGCTTCGTCCCCGACGTCGGCGGCACCCACCTCCTCGCCCGCGCCCCGGGCGAACTGGGCACCCACCTCGCGCTGACGGGCGCGCAGATCGGCGCCGGCGACGCCCTGCTGACCGGGCTCGCCGACCACTACGTACCCTCCGCCGCGCTGCGGCCGTTCCTCGACGACCTCGCCGAGCTGCCCGTCCGGGAGGCGCTCGCCCGGCATGTACAGCCCGTGCCCCAGGGGGAGTTGGCCGGGCAGCGGGAGTGGATCGACGCCTGCTACGCCGTCGGCACGGTCGAGGAGATCGTCCAGCGGCTGCTCGCCCACGGCGACCCGGCCGCGAAGGAGGCGGCGGAGACCCTGTTCGCCAAGTCGCCCACCACGCTGAAGGTCACCCTGGCCGCCATGCGCCGCGCCCGGCGACTGGGCTCGCTGGAACGGGTCCTGGACCAGGAGTACCGGGTCTCGTGCGCGGCCCTGGACGCCCCCGACCTGGTGGAGGGCATCCGCGCCCAGATCATCGACAAGGACCGCGACCCGCACTGGTCGCCGGCCACCCTCGCCGAGGTCGCCGACGCCGACGTCGAGCGCTTCTTCGCTCCCCTCGGCGAGCGGGAACTCGGACTGGGATCGGTGCCGGGGCGCTGA
- a CDS encoding amino acid ABC transporter permease, translating into MLSDWTYALQDWTTYVDAAWLSLRLSLAAFALAFALGLLGALARRSRYGVLRAPAAVYVEVVRNTPVLLQMFVAYFALPSAGVRLSPVQAGVLALGVNVGAYLTEIFRAGIQAVPRGQVEAARVLALGPVRTFAHVVLPQALRNVYPAVVNQLVQIILGSSLLSAVSVPELTGTAMVVNSRTLLTVQVFGIAAALYLILTNLVALAAGLIGRAVFKPPLPTTVRTRPLDAVRRLLPARLLPARPRPVRKEA; encoded by the coding sequence ATGCTCAGCGACTGGACCTATGCGCTCCAGGACTGGACGACGTACGTCGACGCGGCCTGGCTGTCCCTGAGGCTGTCGCTCGCCGCCTTCGCCCTCGCCTTCGCCCTCGGTCTGCTCGGCGCCCTCGCCCGCCGGTCCCGGTACGGCGTCCTGCGCGCACCGGCCGCCGTCTACGTCGAGGTCGTCCGCAACACCCCCGTCCTGCTGCAGATGTTCGTCGCCTACTTCGCCCTGCCGTCGGCGGGCGTCCGGCTGAGCCCCGTCCAGGCCGGCGTCCTCGCGCTCGGCGTCAACGTGGGCGCGTACCTCACCGAGATCTTCCGGGCCGGAATCCAGGCCGTGCCCCGCGGCCAGGTCGAGGCGGCCCGGGTGCTGGCGCTCGGCCCGGTCCGCACCTTCGCCCACGTGGTGCTCCCGCAGGCCCTGCGCAACGTCTACCCGGCCGTGGTCAACCAGCTCGTCCAGATCATCCTGGGCTCGTCGCTGCTGTCCGCCGTCTCCGTGCCCGAACTCACCGGCACGGCCATGGTCGTCAACTCCCGCACCCTGCTGACCGTCCAGGTCTTCGGCATCGCCGCGGCCCTCTATCTGATCCTCACCAACCTGGTGGCGCTGGCGGCCGGGCTGATCGGCCGGGCGGTCTTCAAACCGCCGCTGCCCACGACCGTGCGGACGCGGCCGCTCGACGCCGTACGCCGGCTGCTCCCCGCCCGACTGCTTCCCGCCCGTCCCCGTCCCGTCCGTAAGGAGGCGTGA
- a CDS encoding amino acid ABC transporter ATP-binding protein gives MTTTEMQKAAVAARISLSGVHKRFGALDVLKGVDIDVEPGEVVVLIGASGSGKSTLLRIMCDLERADSGEVWVNGVPLHDRKRAPEIFGHVGMVFQQFNLFPHKTALGNVTLALLKVRKLTRSEAAERGRAALDRVGLADKADAYPAQLSGGQQQRVAIARALAMDPAIMFFDEPTSALDPELVGEVTGVMRSLAEDGMTMVVVTHEMRFAKDTADRVVFMDGGVVLEQGPPQQVFGSPSEARTQQFLHRVLDT, from the coding sequence ATGACGACCACCGAGATGCAGAAGGCGGCCGTCGCCGCCCGGATCTCGCTCTCCGGCGTGCACAAGCGCTTCGGCGCGCTGGACGTTCTCAAGGGCGTCGACATCGACGTCGAGCCGGGCGAGGTCGTCGTCCTCATCGGGGCCAGCGGCTCCGGCAAGAGCACCCTGCTGCGGATCATGTGCGACCTGGAGCGGGCCGACAGCGGCGAGGTGTGGGTGAACGGCGTGCCGCTGCACGACCGCAAGCGGGCGCCCGAGATCTTCGGCCATGTCGGCATGGTCTTCCAGCAGTTCAACCTCTTCCCGCACAAGACCGCGCTCGGCAACGTCACCCTCGCCCTGCTCAAGGTCAGAAAGCTGACCCGGTCCGAGGCGGCGGAGCGCGGGCGCGCCGCGCTGGACCGGGTCGGGCTCGCCGACAAGGCCGACGCCTACCCCGCGCAGCTCTCCGGCGGCCAGCAGCAGCGGGTCGCGATCGCCCGGGCGCTCGCCATGGACCCCGCCATCATGTTCTTCGACGAGCCGACCTCCGCCCTCGACCCAGAGCTGGTCGGGGAGGTGACCGGTGTCATGCGCTCCCTCGCCGAGGACGGCATGACCATGGTCGTCGTCACCCACGAGATGCGCTTCGCGAAGGACACCGCCGACCGGGTCGTCTTCATGGACGGCGGCGTCGTCCTCGAACAGGGCCCGCCGCAGCAGGTGTTCGGCAGCCCGTCCGAGGCGCGCACCCAGCAGTTCCTGCACCGGGTGCTGGACACGTGA
- a CDS encoding IclR family transcriptional regulator, which produces MTDTPDAPAVDAPAARRNASSSLRRALGILMYLAEDRGHPHGVTLTDLAAGLDLSKSTVLRLVAPLREVRLVDQDPESGRYRLGPQNALLGQAYLERRDTRQITSPVLHRLAEQSGETIHLVTFDFPEIVYIDKVESPRAVRMHSRIGGRLPAYCTATGKVFLAHADVDVVDQVIAAGLPARTPATITSPERLREELALIRERGYAVDDVENEQDIRCVAAPIHDHSGAVTTAVSISGPASRVTRDRLPEIGGLLIAATRDITESLGGVVAPTLG; this is translated from the coding sequence GTGACTGACACCCCCGACGCCCCGGCGGTCGACGCGCCCGCCGCCCGTCGCAACGCCTCGTCCTCCCTGCGCCGCGCACTCGGCATCCTCATGTACCTCGCCGAGGACCGAGGCCACCCGCACGGCGTCACGCTGACCGACCTCGCCGCCGGGCTCGACCTGAGCAAGTCCACCGTGCTGCGGCTGGTCGCGCCGCTGCGCGAGGTACGGCTGGTGGACCAGGACCCCGAGTCGGGCCGATACCGCCTGGGCCCGCAGAACGCGCTGCTCGGCCAGGCCTACCTGGAGCGGCGCGACACCCGGCAGATCACCTCCCCGGTGCTGCACCGGCTCGCCGAGCAGAGCGGGGAGACCATCCACCTCGTGACCTTCGACTTCCCGGAGATCGTCTACATCGACAAGGTCGAGAGCCCCCGGGCGGTCCGGATGCACTCCCGCATCGGCGGCCGGCTGCCCGCCTACTGCACGGCCACCGGCAAAGTCTTCCTCGCCCATGCCGACGTCGACGTCGTCGACCAGGTGATCGCGGCGGGCCTGCCCGCCCGCACCCCGGCCACCATCACCTCCCCCGAGCGGCTGCGCGAGGAGCTCGCGCTCATCCGGGAGCGCGGCTACGCCGTCGACGACGTGGAGAACGAGCAGGACATCCGCTGCGTCGCCGCGCCCATCCACGACCACAGCGGCGCCGTCACCACGGCCGTCAGCATCTCCGGCCCGGCCTCCCGGGTGACCCGCGACCGCCTGCCCGAGATCGGCGGCCTGCTCATCGCGGCGACCAGGGACATCACCGAGAGCCTGGGAGGCGTGGTCGCGCCGACGCTCGGTTAG
- a CDS encoding transporter substrate-binding domain-containing protein: MTSAALLTACSSAAGSTGGGAQSSTLQTVIKRGTLNIASCLTFPPFGSLSKDNKPQGFDVDVATAMATALGVKVKIVDTTSANRIPNLQTKKVDAVVCNFTTTPERAKQVSFSDPYIVAGEVMLVKKSSGIATLKDLTGKTVAVTKGSTNGDAVKAGNPQAKIQEYDTSAAAVLAVKQGQADAMVEDSNFLNYQAKQDSSLKVTKDSVVPLEYNGIGVPLGDATWLQWVDTWLRDFNTSGQADALYKKWFGVDRVFPLNPSY; encoded by the coding sequence GTGACCAGTGCCGCACTCCTCACCGCGTGCAGTTCCGCCGCCGGTTCCACCGGCGGCGGCGCCCAGTCCTCGACGCTCCAGACCGTCATCAAGCGCGGCACCCTGAACATCGCCAGCTGTCTGACGTTCCCGCCGTTCGGCTCGCTCAGCAAGGACAACAAGCCGCAGGGCTTCGACGTGGACGTCGCCACCGCCATGGCCACGGCGCTCGGCGTCAAGGTCAAGATCGTGGACACGACCTCCGCCAACCGCATCCCGAACCTGCAGACCAAGAAGGTCGACGCGGTGGTGTGCAACTTCACCACCACCCCCGAGCGCGCCAAGCAGGTCTCCTTCAGCGACCCCTACATCGTCGCGGGCGAGGTGATGCTGGTGAAGAAGTCCAGCGGCATCGCCACCCTCAAGGACCTCACGGGCAAGACGGTCGCCGTCACCAAGGGCTCCACCAACGGCGACGCCGTCAAGGCCGGCAACCCCCAGGCCAAGATCCAGGAGTACGACACCTCGGCCGCCGCCGTCCTCGCGGTCAAGCAGGGACAGGCCGACGCCATGGTCGAGGACTCCAACTTCCTCAACTACCAGGCCAAGCAGGACTCCTCCCTCAAGGTCACCAAGGACTCCGTGGTGCCGCTGGAGTACAACGGCATCGGCGTGCCGCTGGGCGACGCGACCTGGCTGCAGTGGGTCGACACCTGGCTGCGGGACTTCAACACCTCGGGACAGGCCGACGCCCTCTACAAGAAGTGGTTCGGCGTCGACCGCGTCTTCCCGCTCAACCCGTCCTACTGA
- a CDS encoding sugar kinase, which produces MSGPAVVCIGETMAVLSPTDTAPLARQTTLALTVGGAESNVACGLAALGHRVAWLSRVGDDPLGRRVLDELTAHGVDVSGVAVDPGRPTGVYFKDPGPERTGAYYYRRDSAATLMGPELAGLPFLRSARVVHLSGITPALSDRCADLVAEIVARRAVPGPMVSFDVNHRPALWRHRPAEAAPVLLELARGADVVFVGRDEAETLWGAGKAEEIRDLLRPASLVVVKDAAHGATSYARDGEETFVPTPASRVVERIGAGDAFAAGYLAALLEDRDAIQRLRLGHLMAAASLRTHGDVPAVPPRRELDRHLALAHGDWSALRLP; this is translated from the coding sequence GTGAGCGGCCCCGCCGTGGTGTGCATCGGCGAGACGATGGCCGTGCTCAGCCCGACGGACACGGCCCCGCTGGCCCGCCAGACGACGCTGGCCCTGACCGTGGGCGGCGCGGAGTCCAACGTGGCCTGCGGGCTGGCCGCCCTCGGGCACCGAGTGGCGTGGCTGAGCCGGGTCGGCGACGATCCGCTCGGGCGACGCGTCCTGGACGAGCTGACGGCCCACGGCGTGGACGTGTCGGGGGTGGCGGTCGACCCCGGGCGGCCCACCGGCGTGTACTTCAAGGATCCCGGCCCCGAGCGCACCGGCGCCTACTACTACCGCCGGGACTCCGCGGCCACCCTCATGGGCCCGGAGCTGGCGGGCCTGCCGTTCCTGCGGTCGGCCCGGGTGGTGCACCTGTCCGGCATCACCCCGGCCCTGTCGGACAGGTGCGCCGACCTGGTCGCCGAGATCGTCGCCCGGCGGGCCGTGCCGGGTCCGATGGTCTCCTTCGACGTCAACCACCGCCCCGCCCTGTGGCGCCACCGCCCCGCCGAGGCCGCGCCCGTGCTGCTGGAACTGGCCCGCGGCGCCGACGTCGTCTTCGTCGGCCGGGACGAGGCCGAGACGCTGTGGGGCGCCGGCAAGGCCGAGGAGATCCGCGACCTGCTGCGCCCCGCCTCCCTCGTCGTCGTCAAGGACGCGGCGCACGGAGCGACGTCGTACGCGCGGGACGGCGAGGAGACCTTCGTCCCCACGCCCGCGTCCCGCGTCGTCGAACGGATCGGCGCCGGCGACGCCTTCGCCGCCGGCTACCTGGCCGCCCTGCTCGAAGACCGCGACGCCATACAGCGGCTGCGGCTGGGCCACCTCATGGCCGCCGCGTCGCTGCGCACCCACGGCGACGTCCCCGCCGTCCCACCGCGCCGCGAACTCGACCGTCACCTGGCCCTCGCCCACGGGGACTGGTCCGCACTCCGCCTGCCCTGA
- a CDS encoding xanthine dehydrogenase family protein molybdopterin-binding subunit, whose product MVHSLAASTLTVAAPLGCDAPSAHGVEPTAPDVQGASGGVLVTGADEEMLVLEVTAANRIVVRLPRVEVGQGITTAVAMMIAEELDARLADVDIPLAQARTQGNQYTGGSNSVSSLYGPARALAATARARLVTAAARRWHVPAWTLRIQDTRVVALDGRTATFGSLTAAAAKIRRTAVSSKPKPASRHRVIGRPTGRIDARDIVTGKAQYAGDLTVAGAKPTVVARPPTLGGKLVSVDDRAARALPGVHAVVRIPGGVAVVAETFHHAFKARDALRVTWAPGPLAALSDAAIRSRLRAAVPALGAAPSGSAQVEGEFAFAFVSHAPMEVLTAVADVRADRAEIWFSSQTPMDARESIASTIGLPVSKVRVHVVRGGGSFGRRLNYDAAIEAALISKAARRPVKLMWSRADDLRHGRMRGASHHRIRASHARGRVVAFGHAMASVSEAYEQGLSGLGGVKPAVVRAAGPLPSDSGLYDFGRLSGDSGSVELAMPLGAWRSVDSGTMRTAEEIVVDEVAASLGQDPVAFRRGTLRNKTVKAVLDKVATAGAWGRSLPPGHGQGVAVHEEYGSCVACLVEIDAADPNKPRVTRVVMAADVGTAVNPRGLEAQLMGACVDGISTVLQAGLHIDRGAVREGSFADFRYARQRHAPLRFEAHIMPSRREPGGAGELGVPAAAGAVANAYARATGTKPRRFPIDF is encoded by the coding sequence ATGGTCCACTCGCTCGCGGCGTCCACCCTGACCGTCGCCGCGCCCCTCGGCTGCGACGCGCCGTCGGCGCACGGTGTCGAGCCCACCGCGCCGGACGTCCAGGGGGCGTCCGGCGGGGTCCTGGTCACCGGCGCCGACGAGGAGATGCTGGTCCTGGAGGTCACCGCGGCCAACCGGATCGTCGTACGGCTGCCGCGCGTCGAGGTCGGGCAGGGCATCACGACCGCGGTCGCCATGATGATCGCCGAGGAGCTGGACGCCCGGCTGGCCGACGTCGACATCCCGCTCGCGCAGGCCCGCACCCAGGGCAACCAGTACACCGGCGGCTCGAACTCCGTCAGTTCGCTGTACGGTCCCGCCCGCGCGCTCGCCGCCACCGCCCGGGCCCGTCTGGTGACCGCGGCGGCCCGGCGCTGGCACGTGCCCGCCTGGACCCTGCGGATCCAGGACACCAGGGTGGTCGCCCTCGACGGTCGTACGGCGACCTTCGGGTCGCTGACGGCGGCCGCCGCCAAGATCCGCAGGACCGCCGTGTCGAGCAAGCCCAAGCCCGCGTCCCGGCACAGGGTGATCGGCCGGCCGACCGGGCGGATCGACGCACGGGACATCGTCACCGGCAAGGCGCAGTACGCCGGGGACCTGACCGTCGCCGGGGCCAAGCCGACGGTGGTGGCCCGGCCGCCCACGCTCGGCGGGAAGCTCGTCTCGGTCGACGACCGGGCGGCCCGCGCCCTGCCCGGGGTCCACGCGGTGGTCAGGATCCCCGGCGGGGTGGCCGTGGTGGCGGAGACCTTCCACCACGCCTTCAAGGCCCGTGACGCCCTGCGCGTCACGTGGGCGCCGGGACCGCTGGCGGCGTTGTCCGACGCCGCCATCCGGTCCCGGCTGCGGGCCGCCGTCCCCGCGCTCGGCGCCGCACCGAGCGGATCGGCCCAGGTGGAGGGCGAGTTCGCGTTCGCGTTCGTCAGCCACGCCCCGATGGAGGTGCTGACCGCGGTGGCGGACGTACGCGCCGACCGCGCCGAGATCTGGTTCTCCTCCCAGACGCCGATGGACGCGCGGGAGAGCATCGCCTCGACGATCGGACTGCCCGTGTCCAAGGTCCGGGTCCATGTGGTGCGGGGCGGCGGCTCGTTCGGACGGCGGCTGAACTACGACGCCGCGATCGAGGCGGCGCTGATCTCGAAGGCGGCACGGCGGCCGGTGAAGCTGATGTGGAGCCGCGCCGACGACCTCCGGCACGGCAGGATGCGCGGCGCCTCCCACCACCGGATCCGGGCCAGCCACGCCCGGGGCAGGGTGGTGGCCTTCGGCCACGCGATGGCCTCGGTGAGCGAGGCCTACGAGCAGGGGCTGTCCGGCCTGGGCGGGGTGAAACCGGCCGTCGTCCGCGCCGCAGGCCCGCTGCCCAGCGACAGCGGCCTCTACGACTTCGGCCGCCTGTCGGGGGATTCGGGCTCCGTGGAGCTGGCGATGCCCCTGGGCGCCTGGCGGTCGGTGGACTCCGGCACGATGCGCACCGCGGAGGAGATCGTCGTCGACGAGGTCGCCGCGAGCCTGGGCCAGGACCCGGTGGCCTTCCGACGCGGCACGCTCAGGAACAAGACCGTCAAGGCCGTGCTCGACAAGGTCGCGACCGCCGGGGCCTGGGGCCGGTCCCTGCCGCCCGGCCACGGACAGGGGGTGGCCGTCCACGAGGAGTACGGCTCCTGTGTGGCCTGTCTGGTCGAGATCGACGCCGCCGACCCGAACAAGCCCCGGGTGACCCGGGTGGTGATGGCGGCCGACGTGGGAACGGCCGTCAACCCGCGCGGACTGGAGGCCCAGCTGATGGGCGCCTGCGTCGACGGCATCTCCACCGTGCTCCAGGCAGGACTGCACATCGACCGGGGCGCGGTGCGCGAGGGCAGCTTCGCCGACTTCCGCTACGCCCGTCAGCGGCACGCCCCGCTGCGCTTCGAGGCGCACATCATGCCGTCGCGGCGGGAGCCCGGCGGGGCCGGCGAACTCGGCGTGCCGGCCGCGGCCGGCGCCGTGGCGAACGCCTACGCCCGCGCGACCGGCACCAAGCCCCGCCGTTTCCCGATCGACTTCTGA